The Spartinivicinus poritis genome has a window encoding:
- a CDS encoding polyamine ABC transporter substrate-binding protein, which yields MKFFILLACLTCTSFHSYANELILFNWQEYLSEKVVQQWQEQTGIALKQVYYDSDEMRDEILATQSSEQYDLVIIDSTSAQLFGKNNKLLPLTSTEVKNISNTERRWLRSCGNFGVPYFWGTTGIAYRADKVKSPPTSWQDLLAPSPELAGHIGMLEDYTDTLIPALRASGHPIYSENVDHLKAAYTLLKQQLPKVLTYDYIISYISAKPDDEELFMALAYSGDEYTLNDIVGKEVWKFAVPKEGTSLWVDCIAVLASSKNKQNALAFINFLNKPDIAALNANETGSATANKAAMPLIDTELKNDKSLYPSVEILDKSEPYRIISDKSMTQRNRIMRALSKDHETK from the coding sequence ATGAAGTTTTTCATCTTGCTTGCTTGCTTAACTTGCACAAGCTTTCATAGCTATGCAAATGAACTAATACTTTTCAACTGGCAAGAGTATCTTTCAGAAAAAGTCGTTCAGCAATGGCAAGAGCAAACAGGTATTGCCTTAAAACAGGTATATTACGACAGTGATGAGATGCGTGATGAGATATTAGCTACGCAAAGCTCAGAGCAGTATGACCTTGTTATTATTGACAGTACATCAGCCCAGCTCTTTGGTAAAAATAATAAGCTTCTTCCACTGACCAGTACAGAAGTAAAAAATATCAGCAATACAGAAAGACGCTGGTTACGAAGTTGTGGTAATTTTGGTGTTCCTTACTTTTGGGGAACAACCGGTATTGCTTATCGTGCTGATAAAGTTAAATCTCCCCCCACTTCCTGGCAAGATTTACTTGCCCCCTCTCCTGAGTTAGCTGGTCATATTGGCATGCTTGAAGATTATACGGATACCTTAATTCCAGCTCTAAGAGCAAGTGGCCATCCTATTTATAGCGAAAATGTGGATCACCTAAAGGCTGCTTATACTTTGTTAAAACAACAACTCCCAAAGGTTCTGACCTATGACTATATAATCAGTTATATTAGCGCCAAACCTGATGACGAAGAGCTATTTATGGCACTTGCCTATAGTGGTGATGAGTACACACTCAATGATATTGTTGGTAAAGAAGTATGGAAGTTTGCTGTACCTAAAGAAGGTACATCATTATGGGTGGACTGCATAGCCGTACTTGCTAGTAGCAAAAACAAACAAAATGCTTTAGCTTTTATTAACTTTTTGAATAAGCCTGACATCGCAGCACTTAATGCCAATGAAACTGGCAGCGCTACAGCCAATAAAGCAGCTATGCCATTAATAGATACAGAACTAAAAAATGATAAAAGCCTATACCCTAGTGTTGAAATACTAGATAAAAGTGAGCCATACCGAATTATATCAGATAAAAGCATGACTCAACGCAATCGGATTATGCGAGCATTAAGCAAAGACCATGAGACTAAATAA
- a CDS encoding putative bifunctional diguanylate cyclase/phosphodiesterase, whose translation MRLNKRVKSLILPVLIFSYLITFFGIYQIQKQSIIHFQSSEAKLQLNQLVANLNLYLSFADTYFPALVRSAELHNFLKIEDKRFKALAIEGNLEEAIKELDDVSIGYLSLSILSPDNQVEFYYENSDDPFSEIDPRIPEIVKKRRSNLTHSTRTLIKHNGSIRLVYVRFIDRYTLRQPLMKDWSKAVAVVMAFDIKGFDQLRQTLKQTTGRISELYAENQPPPASGAMIQVSHAIPNLGSIYLEVDNKFIQELLNELYLRIAVSFILLTLCSYVVLNNLIKRYITGPIQDLEHEITDVLEGHKQQPHPYKSDDEVGSLSRVFAKLYSQLHGAYEVTKEMAEKDALTKLYNRRMFTRCLERVLQRADHNNQKVGLLYVDLDNFKFVNDKYGHETGDILLKAFATRLQDTVRTTDIVLKFYSHDLARLAGDEFAVLLHEFNKDAVLYKVAERILSLFDNGFTCEVGHFPVSASIGIAIYPNDGTNPTELISNSDAAMYQAKHAGKNQYAFYSQELASQARRDKEIETELKKKDFSEFEVYYMPIIDTKKNRVAGVEALLRWHSKALGFVSPAEFIPIAESRGYFEAIDLWVIQQVIHDSKTLLDLFGNHLKLSINISSAQLSSQLFSEQIAKLFNQTDLTSVIFQLEITETFEIQDLTKVENNLHDLKKLGLSLAIDDFGSGYTSLVQLLNYPIDTIKIDKSLVDMMVDTRRCAMVIALIKYCKQQGFQVTAEGIEREEQASILIEAGCDYLQGFYFAKPEPLSAHIEKANGQPIIKKSS comes from the coding sequence ATGAGACTAAATAAACGCGTAAAGTCGCTGATATTACCTGTCTTAATTTTTAGTTATTTAATAACTTTTTTTGGTATTTACCAGATTCAAAAACAATCCATTATTCACTTTCAATCAAGTGAAGCTAAACTACAACTTAATCAGTTAGTTGCCAACTTAAATCTTTATTTAAGTTTTGCAGACACATACTTTCCTGCATTAGTCCGCAGCGCAGAACTACATAACTTTTTAAAAATTGAAGACAAGCGTTTTAAAGCACTAGCTATTGAAGGTAATTTAGAAGAAGCCATTAAGGAGTTAGATGACGTTAGTATAGGTTATCTATCCTTATCTATTTTATCGCCTGATAATCAGGTTGAGTTTTATTATGAGAACAGTGACGATCCTTTCAGTGAAATTGATCCTAGGATACCTGAAATTGTAAAAAAAAGACGATCTAATTTAACCCATAGCACTAGAACACTCATTAAGCACAATGGTTCAATCAGACTAGTTTATGTTCGATTTATTGACCGCTATACTTTACGCCAACCATTAATGAAAGACTGGTCTAAAGCAGTAGCAGTGGTCATGGCCTTTGATATTAAAGGCTTCGATCAACTAAGACAAACACTGAAGCAAACAACAGGCAGAATCTCAGAATTATATGCAGAAAACCAGCCTCCTCCTGCATCAGGTGCAATGATTCAAGTGTCACATGCTATACCCAATTTAGGCTCAATTTACTTAGAAGTTGATAATAAGTTCATCCAAGAGCTGTTGAATGAACTTTACTTGAGAATTGCTGTTTCATTTATTTTATTAACATTATGCTCTTATGTAGTGCTCAATAACCTAATTAAACGGTATATCACTGGCCCGATTCAAGACTTAGAGCACGAAATTACTGACGTACTGGAAGGTCATAAACAACAGCCACACCCCTATAAAAGCGATGATGAAGTAGGCAGTTTAAGCCGTGTGTTTGCTAAATTATATAGCCAGTTACACGGTGCTTACGAAGTAACGAAAGAAATGGCTGAAAAAGATGCTCTTACCAAACTTTATAATCGTAGAATGTTTACTCGCTGTTTAGAGCGAGTTTTACAACGAGCGGATCACAACAATCAAAAAGTCGGTTTATTATATGTAGACTTAGATAATTTTAAATTTGTTAATGATAAATATGGCCATGAAACAGGTGATATTTTACTAAAAGCCTTTGCTACAAGATTACAAGATACCGTTCGCACAACTGATATCGTACTAAAATTTTATAGTCATGATTTAGCTCGCTTGGCTGGAGATGAGTTTGCAGTTCTACTACATGAGTTTAATAAAGATGCCGTTTTATATAAAGTTGCTGAGCGTATTCTGAGTTTATTCGATAATGGCTTTACCTGTGAAGTTGGCCATTTTCCTGTCTCTGCCAGCATTGGTATTGCTATTTACCCCAATGATGGTACAAACCCAACAGAGCTTATTTCCAATTCAGATGCGGCAATGTATCAAGCGAAACATGCTGGGAAAAATCAATATGCTTTTTATTCTCAAGAGCTTGCCTCTCAGGCTCGCCGGGATAAAGAAATTGAAACGGAGTTAAAGAAGAAAGATTTTTCTGAATTTGAAGTTTATTACATGCCTATCATTGACACTAAAAAAAATCGGGTGGCTGGTGTTGAAGCCTTACTCAGATGGCATTCTAAAGCATTAGGTTTTGTTTCACCAGCTGAGTTTATCCCTATTGCAGAAAGCAGGGGATACTTTGAAGCTATCGATTTATGGGTTATACAGCAGGTAATCCATGATTCTAAAACATTGTTAGACCTATTTGGTAACCATTTAAAACTTTCCATTAATATATCTTCAGCTCAACTTAGTTCTCAGCTGTTTAGTGAGCAAATAGCGAAGCTATTTAATCAAACTGATCTGACATCTGTTATTTTCCAACTAGAAATAACTGAAACGTTCGAAATTCAAGATTTAACAAAAGTTGAAAATAACTTACATGATTTAAAAAAACTAGGGCTATCTTTGGCTATTGATGACTTTGGGTCAGGCTATACCTCATTGGTACAGCTATTAAACTACCCAATTGATACTATTAAAATCGATAAATCATTAGTTGATATGATGGTGGATACTCGCCGTTGCGCTATGGTCATCGCTCTTATCAAGTATTGCAAACAGCAAGGCTTTCAGGTAACTGCCGAGGGTATTGAAAGAGAAGAGCAAGCCTCCATTCTTATAGAAGCCGGCTGTGATTACTTACAAGGTTTTTATTTCGCAAAACCAGAGCCATTATCTGCACATATTGAAAAAGCTAATGGCCAGCCAATTATTAAAAAGTCTAGTTAA
- a CDS encoding AhpA/YtjB family protein, with protein MAISNNIFLTFIAKVKKTHFTLNKKLAVLFSIILIMFCSIFSYIAYEEINTSAHQQAEAFGETISKQTANMAGELLMTNDRISLNVLLSDLVENPYIYSASIYSTKNQLLASATTKSSKQQLATKKTYTAPVHHQEVFVGLVRIKLNDFYISKPAKDATTMVVFTSIMLLICGLLLFIQQTNRLSLDLQKLTAIIQRKDKSAIYQLKNTTRNDELGLLARAIPSLLPPDTAPVVEMPSHILNHSATICIQFSNIDTLKQCLTSELFNQMLNQQLSYIETLANQHSGHINYSTEGNVFISFLQNQVEDFFFKAIQTAIDILNYQPSDQQTSKITMGLGISIDNQPRKHPTLSRHPALQASAACEAKQIANLATDELFIHEATLDIFNDSRVQAEPVLELPNIKRVIAIELDDNDGQQSQAS; from the coding sequence GTGGCAATTTCCAACAACATATTCCTTACCTTCATAGCGAAAGTTAAAAAAACACATTTCACTTTAAACAAAAAACTAGCTGTATTGTTTAGCATTATACTGATTATGTTTTGCAGTATCTTCAGCTACATTGCCTATGAAGAAATTAATACCAGCGCCCATCAGCAAGCTGAGGCATTTGGCGAAACGATTAGCAAGCAAACAGCTAATATGGCTGGCGAGCTACTAATGACTAATGACCGGATCAGTTTAAATGTCCTGCTAAGTGACCTGGTAGAAAATCCCTATATATACAGTGCAAGTATTTACAGCACCAAGAACCAGCTGCTAGCTTCAGCTACTACCAAATCCAGTAAACAACAGCTAGCCACTAAAAAAACTTATACTGCCCCAGTACACCACCAAGAAGTGTTTGTTGGTTTAGTCAGAATTAAACTTAATGACTTCTATATCAGCAAACCAGCAAAAGATGCGACCACTATGGTTGTTTTTACCAGTATCATGTTACTAATCTGTGGCTTATTGTTGTTCATTCAACAAACAAACCGGCTGAGCCTAGATTTACAGAAACTCACAGCCATTATTCAGCGAAAAGATAAAAGCGCTATTTACCAGCTAAAAAATACAACGCGTAACGATGAATTAGGCCTGCTTGCTCGCGCCATACCAAGCCTATTACCACCCGATACAGCCCCTGTCGTTGAAATGCCTAGTCACATTCTTAACCATTCTGCAACGATTTGTATACAGTTTTCAAATATTGATACGCTTAAGCAGTGTTTAACGAGCGAGCTGTTTAATCAAATGCTTAACCAACAGTTGAGCTATATCGAAACGCTTGCCAACCAGCATAGTGGCCATATTAACTATTCAACTGAAGGCAATGTTTTTATCAGCTTCCTACAAAACCAAGTTGAAGACTTCTTTTTCAAAGCCATTCAAACAGCCATTGATATTCTTAATTACCAGCCAAGTGACCAACAAACCAGTAAAATCACCATGGGCCTAGGAATTAGCATCGATAATCAACCACGGAAACATCCCACACTGAGTAGACACCCTGCGTTACAAGCTAGTGCTGCTTGCGAAGCTAAGCAAATTGCCAACCTGGCAACTGACGAATTATTCATTCATGAAGCAACGTTAGATATTTTTAATGACAGTCGAGTTCAGGCAGAGCCTGTTTTGGAGCTTCCTAATATTAAACGCGTTATAGCTATTGAGCTTGATGACAATGATGGACAACAAAGCCAAGCTAGTTAG